GAGGAAGAAGCTAcataatttcctatttattatgttagtagaaccctaggcgatgccgaaacaaggtatcctcacctagaaaagttaACGCTCGCCTTACTAAGCGCTTCTTGGAAactaaaaccgtactttcaatgccaccccatatgtgtcgtgacctctTACCCGCTGAGGAACGTCATGTATAAGCCCGAACTCTCAGGCCacctggccaaatgggccgtagagatCAGCGGGTACGGTATCGAGTGCAAACCCTATACTGCCataaagtctcaaattttggtgAACTTTGGGGCCGATATTATGCCGGCCTTGATACCcaaagtcgaaaaggaattgCTCTCTTCGGGAGCTAATTCGGGGATTTGGACCCTATTCACGGACGGTGCCTCCAAGCGAAGGGGTCCGAGCTCAGTATCGTGTTAAAACTGCCTGCGGGTAGCATAATTAGACAGTCAGCCGAGTATGaagctatgattgcaggtctatAACTGGCTAAAAGCCTCGGGTAcgaagtgatcgaagccaaatgtgactccctcatCATCACAAATCAAGTCAACGAAACGTTCAAAGTAAAAGAGGAACAAATTCGGAGGTACTTGCACATATTGCGGGTAACCCTACAGCAATTCATGGAATGGACTCTGCAGTACGTACCTCGGGGATCAAAAGAGTGATGCCGTTGCACTGCCCAACTTTGGGTCGTCTATCGACTCCGATGAATTTAACTCGGGGGCAGTGGTGCAGCTGATGAACTCAATGGTAGGAGAAGGTCACACTGAAGTAAACTCAACACATTttacttgggattggagaaacaaatacatagactaccaGAAGTTATGAAAATTACCATCGGATCCCAAGGAATCGAAGGCCCTGCGCACCAAAGCTGCCAGGTTTAGTTTAGTCGAAGGGAAATTGTTCAGAAGGTCATTCTTCGGCCCACTAGCTAGATGCTTAGGTCCGGTAGAAATCGAATACACCATGAGGGAAGTCCACGGGTGcacttgcgggaaccattcgggggcagaatccTTGGTTCGGAAGCTGATTAGAGCcggctactggaatgaaatggagaAGGATGCAAAAAACTTCATACGAAAATACAACAAATGCCAAAGACACAccccgatgattcatcaaccgaGAGAGATGCTTCACTCGGTCCTGTTGCCATAGCCATTTATGAAGtgaggaatggatatcgtcggtcccctgccatgggcgcCCGGTAAGGCCCAATACATACTACTCTtgaccgattatttttccaaatgggtcgaggctcaGGAGTTCGAGAAGGTCCACGAGAAGGAAGTCATCAAATTCATCTGGAATCAaataatatgtcgatttgggataacgACCAAGATCATTTGCGACAATGAAAAATAATTCGTCGGCAGCAAGGTAAATATATttttcgaagaccacaagatcaagaagatattatcaaCGCCTTACTACCCTAGTGGGAGTGGATAAGCGGAATCGacgaacaaaactatactccaaaacctGAAAAAGAGATTGACCGATTCAAAGGGAAACTGAAAGGAAATCTTGctcgaagtcttgtgggcataccgtacgacttcGAAGTCGAGTACCGGAGCGACCCTATTCTCTTTAGTCTACAGAGCGGAAgccttaataccagtcgaggtaggGGAACCGAGCCTCAAGTTCCAGTATGCTACTAAAGTGTCAAACGGCGAGGCCATGACCACTAGCCTGGAATTATTGGACAAAAGGCGGGAAGCCACCCTGGTCCGATTAGCTGCCCTGAAGCAGCGAGTAGGGaggtactacaaccgaagagccaaccttcgacatttTCAAATCGGGGACTTTGTACTGAGAAAAGTAACTCTACACACCAGGAACCAAAACGATGGGAAACTGGGctcgaattgggaaggaccgtatagaGTTATTCCGGCAAAGGCTCGTATAAACTCTAGTCGGGAAATGGTatacaactaccgaacaactagaacgTGGCACatttaaagcggtactactgctaaagTATGAACTCAATTCCCTTTTTAATTTCCTTATATTTCAGACTAACTTATGTAAGTACTCGATCAAGGGAaaatgtgactattaggtctgaaagcacgtgttgtactcttttttccttgaacctaTTTTGTCCCGAAGTGGGTTTAAACtctcgtatccacatggattggagttaaacagtattatcatagtttgtagctagattgctatccaagatgatcaacaattttgatttatataattaatactaaaattaactaataaactagatctaattgactaatgactatcgtaacaaaagtaagcaaggaagttatcaatgggagaaaataagggttgattggataggtacaagataattgtttgggatctaactctagataattcacttctaatgtttaagtgagtctctcgaattcactcaattattagttcaaacgtttagtagaaactcctctctcgattaagtctcaacctcacaagataaaccaatttaagcacgtgacgttatgcaagaatgcgtagtggattggtctttaggagaacctctctcgattatcctcctaactaggttaaatcaacaattcaactagcctcttttgattactaagaagaattaatgaactcaaccaataatataatgcaaagatatcacaagttatgcctctctcgattacataaacatgtgaatatagatgcaacaattaaatcatccaaaatgattcaatacataaaacttgAGTTATAAGctacaaacaaatatcaatacaccaaatccctcaaatcctaaagagaactactccataaatatggagtaattcatcacaaatatgtttaaagtaaggaaaaaaataaaacgatccaaactcgtgtcttgagtgaggattgaacaATAAACTCCTTGTGTTTTcgcttctccaactcctccttatccTCCCTAGGTCTCcaatgtgtcaaaagtcccaaaaacgtttttcatgtatttataccaagtagggtcgggtccaaacgaaatcaccttttcctacgcgaaataggacaattACTCTGAAAAAATTACACAGGCGTGCCGccccatgcggggcattagtggggaaatttAGAGAGTTGAAATATGTCAGGCAGCAGGAAAATGGGCAGTCGCGGTGCGCCACGTGACGCACTAGTGATGTTTTCTCAGAGCACGAAAGTTTCCTCACTTTTTGACATCCATATGTGATTTttgacccccgaacgtgatcccggattaatctcttgggcttttactcacacttcaaagctccaaatagctcgaattcattccatacatctacatagcttggaatcactcctacaaggtataaaacacacGATAAGTACATaacactagcaattaaagctcaaacacaataaaagtgcagtaaattagagtgcgataaagcgactaaaacacaagattatagcctaccatcaggcaACAGTAAAATGTGTTACCTTAGTTTTGAAGACCGGCCTTAAACCAGAATTATTGATCGTTTGCACCAAACCAATAGTATCCGAGCCCTCACAAGTTCGGACTCAAATACTGAGGGCCATTACCCCTAGGTTAAGATCTTTAGAAAGGGCAAATTTTATATGTCAAAAGCCAAGGCTTGGTgattaggattcattgtaagggtcaaGTCGTTCCCATATAGCCCACTCTAGCCGCGACACATGGCTTATGCGCCTCCGATTATGTACTTTACATATAAAACAATGAAATAAATCGTTACTTCCTTCATACTTTATAACTACGCATTTCGCTTCGTCGACGCTTTACAATGGTTCCTAGATCCCAAAGCCCATGGGCTACCTCGACTCGGGAGTATCGTGCGATAAAAAAGTCGAACGGCCTAGGAAATCGAATACTAGAGGCACCGAGCCTATAAAATAGTGCCCGAATATGAAAAGCTGCAGCCACCCTAAAAttgctcggagacgtccgaagtcCGTACTCAGAAATTAAGTCCCTTACATATAATCAAAACCTATGAAAGGGTTACCCTCGACAAAAACATCGTCGTATATGACTAAAATACTTAAGCATCTTAAAGGCTTTCGACTTTATCGAAATTTCAAGCCACGAGTAATCCGGAAGTTTCCATCCAAATCGGGCCCCATTCGGACCTCCGAAGAACGTATGCTGTAGATTTCATTTGATTCTATGCTAGGGCATTAGGAACGATACACAAATAAAAGATTTCAAATAGATGCTGAAAAGTAAAAACATGGTATTACCAACTGAAAAATTTTATATATACttcaaaatatatttacaaaggcacgataaaacgacctcaaaataaacaagaaagaaaatatacaAAATGAAAACAAAAAAGAACTAAGGCATCTATGCCTGATCTTCATCGGAGCTCGACTCGGCTCCAAAATCATCAGAACCTTCAGAGCCTTCGGGCGCTCAGGCTCGCAAAGCTCCTTTGCTTCAGCCTCAAGCCTCTTGGCTTCTTCGAACTCATCCGACAGGTCGAATCGTCGGGCGTGAACCTCTTCAAGGGTCTCCCTCCGGGACAATCGCTTTACATACTCGATCTTCATTCTTAAATGGGCCTCGACTATCTCCACATCAGCCTTATACTGGGCCAGCATTTCCTCGACTTCAGAGGAATCAATCGAGGTTGCCTCCAATTTGGACTTCAGCGCAGTATATTCCTGGCCAAGGGCATCCCATTTCGAGGCGTTTGAAGCCAGTTGTGCCCGGAGTTCATCATTTAGCCGTGACCACTTGTCGGCCTTGTATTTTGCCACCCGGAGATGGTCCTTGACCAATGCTAGCTCCTTTTTTGTATCCTCCTTTTCCGAAGCCAGCAGGTCCATCCTGCCCTTCAGCGCCTCGGCCGTGGTCTTGACCTCATCCATCTCGGCCTGAAGTAGTTCAATCAGGTCTATCTTCTCTTGGACCTGCGAAGTTGCGTCGTTAGTCAGCACGAGTAGCTTCTCATTTTTAGCCTCAAAGATCTTTACCTTCTTGACCAGATCGGCATGCTCCTATTTTATGGATGAGGCCTCCTATTGTGCCTTTTCCAGCTCGGCTATGAGAATTAGGAGGTCCTTGAGATCCTCGTCTTGTTGTTCAATGAGATCCCTGTACATGTCCTTCTTCCAGACCTGctctttgagctcgaactcgagttggCTGATTTCCATTCGTGATCGAAGAAATCTTTCATGGTGGAGCACCGAAGCCTGAAAAACAATAAGGTCATTAGAACATGCTAAAACTAAGCAAAATTTTCAAAGGGTACAAGGAGTAGACATCTTACCTGGTTCAGTGCATGTTGCGCCTCGTTGAAGAGGCTCTATGTGACTACTTCGTTcatcttttcctggtcctcctcggtcaccaggcaacAAAGATAGCTGGCCACATCCACCGGAGCGAACAGCACCCGGGCGTCTATTGGGATAGTAAGAACGACCATTCTTTTACAGCCGGGATCCATAATCGGGGCAGGGAACTACCTCACTAGCTTCGGGCTCGAGTTCGGATCACCCGCTCCTGATGGCACATTTTCTTTTGGGACCTCCAGGTGACCAACCCCGGAATAGGCCTCCAATGCGCTCATTTCCATGCCGTCGAAGAACATGTTGAGGGCATCATATGCGTCTCATGCCATCTTATTTGATTTCTCTTTATCGTCTTAAGCCTCTTCGAACATAGACTCTATGTGGGATGGCATCTCCGCAATACCGATAACATCGGCTGCTTATTTCGGGGTAGGAGCGGCTTCTCGGGAGGCCGTGGCCTTCGATTCTCCTTCTGGTTTTCGAGCTAGAGGGGGATCGACCTCTTGGCCACCTTCTCCGATTACAGCCTGATCTCTCTCGTCGATGGTCGACCCGTGAGCAATGAACTCCACATCATCCTACTCAGTGTAATCCCTGAGCCAGAAGAGGGAATCGGGGTCCAGTACTCTGGCTTTGGTGTTCTTTTTATTGCTTTTTCGGATCCGGACAACTACCCTCTTCTTCTTCACCTCGGCATCCGGGGAGCCAGAGGattcttctttttattctttttctccTATTTTGCGGCAGCTCTGGGCT
This region of Nicotiana tomentosiformis chromosome 4, ASM39032v3, whole genome shotgun sequence genomic DNA includes:
- the LOC138910091 gene encoding uncharacterized protein, whose amino-acid sequence is MVVLTIPIDARVLFAPVDVASYLCCLVTEEDQEKMNEASVLHHERFLRSRMEISQLEFELKEQVWKKDMYRDLIEQQDEDLKDLLILIAELEKVQEKIDLIELLQAEMDEVKTTAEALKGRMDLLASEKEDTKKELALVKDHLRVAKYKADKWSRLNDELRAQLASNASKWDALGQEYTALKSKLEATSIDSSEVEEMLAQYKADVEIVEAHLRMKIEYVKRLSRRETLEEVHARRFDLSDEFEEAKRLEAEAKELCEPERPKALKE